A window of the Microbulbifer aggregans genome harbors these coding sequences:
- a CDS encoding DUF1328 family protein: MLRWAVIFLVVALVAAFFGFGGIAGAAADIAKILFFVFLVLFVLALIFGRKRP, translated from the coding sequence ATGTTGCGCTGGGCAGTCATATTCCTCGTTGTCGCTTTGGTGGCCGCATTCTTCGGTTTCGGTGGTATTGCCGGAGCTGCAGCGGATATCGCCAAAATCCTGTTCTTCGTATTCCTGGTGCTATTCGTACTGGCACTGATCTTTGGTCGAAAACGACCGTGA
- the fdxA gene encoding ferredoxin FdxA, whose protein sequence is MTFVIGENCIKCKYTDCVEVCPVDCFYEGPNFLVIHPDECIDCALCEPECPANAIFSEDEVPEDQQEFIELNAELSEVWPNITEKKDPLPDAAEWDGKKGKLDLLER, encoded by the coding sequence ATGACATTCGTAATTGGGGAAAACTGCATTAAATGCAAGTACACCGACTGTGTGGAAGTATGCCCGGTGGACTGCTTTTACGAGGGCCCCAACTTCCTGGTCATCCATCCGGACGAATGCATCGACTGCGCCCTCTGTGAGCCGGAGTGCCCTGCCAACGCCATCTTCTCCGAAGACGAGGTCCCCGAGGATCAGCAGGAATTCATTGAGCTGAATGCTGAGCTGTCAGAAGTCTGGCCCAACATCACCGAGAAAAAAGACCCTCTGCCGGATGCGGCGGAGTGGGACGGCAAGAAAGGCAAGCTGGACCTGCTGGAGCGCTGA
- the mutS gene encoding DNA mismatch repair protein MutS translates to MPQAATPSAKAQHTPMMQQYLRIKAQHPQELVFYRMGDFYELFYDDAKRAAELLDVTLTARGKSGGEPIPMAGIPYHAAEGYLARLIKAGVSVAICEQIGDPATSKGPVERQVVRIVTPGTVTDEALLNERRDNLLAATARVGDQFGLALLDLATGRFVVQEVNTLEGLAEQIQRHSPAELLAAEGLELPAVIERHPGLRRRAPWEFDFESANNLLNRQFGTLNLEAFGCSHMHAAIVAAGCLLQYARDTQRTELPHIRSLQAESSDETVALDGASRRNLEIDINLSGGDENTLLSVLDSCKTAMGSRLLRRWLNNPLRKLSTLQNRQDAIAALIDGYQFEPLRDALKPVGDMERILGRLALRSARPRDLARLGQSLAQFPEIQQLLKQADTALLAQLGEVVGEWPETVALLEQALVENPPVVIRDGGVIAEGYDSELDELRSISENAGDYLVQLEQREKERTGIPTLKVGYNRVHGYFIEISRGQSDKAPAEYIRRQTLKNAERFITPELKEFEDKALSAKSRALAREKALYEELIDKLNEFLAQLQGAAAGVSELDVLACLAERADNLRLCRPVLTEESGLDISAGRHPVVEQVLDEPFVANDVALRDDRRMLVITGPNMGGKSTYMRQTALIALLAHVGSYVPADNARIGLLDRIFTRIGSADDLAGGRSTFMVEMTETANILRNASANSLVLMDEIGRGTSTYDGLSLAWACAHFLADKVRAFTLFATHYFELTDLPNRCPEAANIHLNATEHGDDIVFLHRIEEGPASKSYGLQVAKLAGIPKEVLEEARERLQALESGSQEPITSKAEATSPSPLPASKANTEPMQTEELPAATSVSGSPMQVDLFGSGPHPAIEALAELDPDDLTPRQALEQLYALRKLL, encoded by the coding sequence ATGCCGCAAGCCGCGACACCCAGCGCCAAAGCCCAACACACCCCAATGATGCAACAGTACCTGCGCATCAAGGCCCAGCACCCCCAGGAGCTGGTGTTCTATCGCATGGGGGACTTCTACGAGCTGTTTTACGATGACGCGAAGCGCGCCGCAGAGCTGCTGGACGTTACCCTGACCGCGCGGGGCAAGTCCGGTGGCGAGCCGATTCCCATGGCCGGCATTCCCTACCACGCCGCCGAGGGTTATCTCGCTCGTCTGATCAAGGCTGGGGTGTCGGTGGCCATCTGTGAACAGATCGGGGATCCGGCCACCAGCAAGGGGCCGGTGGAGCGCCAGGTGGTCCGTATCGTGACCCCTGGCACCGTTACCGACGAGGCCCTTCTGAACGAGCGCCGCGATAACCTGCTCGCCGCCACCGCCCGGGTGGGCGATCAATTCGGCCTGGCACTGCTGGACCTGGCCACCGGCCGCTTTGTTGTTCAGGAAGTGAACACCCTCGAAGGGCTGGCGGAACAGATTCAGCGCCATAGTCCCGCGGAACTACTGGCAGCGGAGGGGCTGGAACTGCCAGCAGTGATTGAACGCCATCCGGGTCTGCGCCGCCGCGCGCCCTGGGAGTTCGATTTCGAGTCCGCCAACAACCTGCTCAACCGCCAGTTCGGCACCCTGAACCTGGAGGCGTTCGGCTGCAGCCACATGCACGCAGCCATCGTGGCTGCCGGCTGCCTGCTGCAATATGCCCGGGACACCCAGCGCACCGAACTGCCACACATCCGCAGCCTGCAGGCTGAAAGCAGCGATGAGACGGTGGCGCTGGATGGCGCCAGCCGACGCAATCTGGAAATCGACATCAATCTGAGCGGTGGTGATGAGAACACACTGCTGTCGGTGCTCGACAGCTGCAAGACTGCCATGGGCAGCCGCCTGCTCCGCCGCTGGCTCAACAATCCGCTACGCAAGCTCTCTACCCTGCAGAATCGCCAGGATGCCATCGCTGCACTGATCGATGGATATCAGTTCGAGCCACTTCGCGACGCCCTCAAGCCAGTCGGCGACATGGAACGCATTCTCGGCCGCCTCGCCCTGCGCTCTGCAAGGCCGCGGGATCTGGCCCGACTGGGCCAGTCCCTGGCACAGTTTCCGGAGATTCAACAACTCCTCAAGCAGGCTGATACCGCCCTGCTGGCACAACTGGGTGAGGTCGTCGGTGAGTGGCCGGAAACCGTTGCACTGCTGGAGCAGGCACTGGTTGAAAACCCGCCCGTAGTCATTCGCGATGGCGGTGTGATCGCCGAGGGCTACGACAGTGAGCTGGACGAGCTGCGCTCCATCAGTGAGAACGCCGGCGATTATCTCGTCCAGCTGGAGCAGCGGGAAAAAGAGCGCACTGGCATCCCCACCCTGAAAGTCGGATACAACCGGGTCCACGGCTATTTCATCGAGATCAGCCGCGGACAGAGCGACAAGGCCCCGGCCGAGTACATCCGCCGTCAGACCCTGAAAAATGCCGAGCGCTTTATTACCCCGGAGCTCAAAGAGTTCGAGGACAAGGCGCTGTCGGCAAAGAGCCGCGCCTTGGCGCGCGAGAAGGCCCTCTACGAGGAGCTGATCGATAAGCTGAACGAATTCCTGGCCCAGCTTCAGGGGGCCGCTGCCGGTGTGTCCGAGCTCGACGTACTGGCCTGTCTGGCCGAACGCGCAGACAACCTGCGCCTGTGCCGCCCGGTACTCACTGAAGAATCGGGCCTCGATATCAGTGCGGGGCGCCATCCGGTGGTGGAACAGGTGCTGGACGAGCCGTTTGTGGCCAACGACGTGGCACTGCGTGATGACCGCCGCATGCTGGTGATCACCGGTCCCAACATGGGTGGTAAATCCACCTATATGCGCCAGACTGCGCTGATCGCCCTGCTCGCCCATGTGGGCAGCTACGTGCCGGCGGACAATGCCCGAATCGGCCTGCTGGACCGCATTTTCACCCGGATCGGCAGCGCCGATGACCTGGCCGGTGGCCGCTCAACTTTCATGGTAGAAATGACCGAGACCGCCAACATCCTCCGCAACGCCAGCGCCAACAGCCTGGTGCTGATGGATGAAATCGGGCGAGGCACCAGTACCTACGACGGCCTGTCGCTGGCGTGGGCCTGTGCGCACTTCCTGGCCGACAAGGTGCGGGCATTTACACTCTTCGCCACCCACTATTTCGAGCTCACGGACCTGCCCAATCGCTGCCCGGAAGCTGCCAATATCCACCTGAATGCCACCGAGCACGGCGATGACATTGTCTTCCTGCATCGAATCGAGGAGGGCCCAGCCTCCAAGAGCTATGGGCTACAGGTAGCGAAACTTGCCGGTATCCCCAAAGAGGTACTGGAGGAGGCGCGCGAGCGCCTGCAGGCACTGGAATCCGGTTCCCAGGAGCCCATTACCAGCAAGGCCGAGGCCACTTCCCCATCGCCCCTGCCGGCCAGCAAAGCCAACACCGAACCCATGCAGACTGAGGAATTACCTGCAGCGACATCCGTCAGCGGATCCCCCATGCAGGTGGATCTGTTCGGCAGCGGCCCCCACCCAGCCATCGAAGCCCTGGCTGAACTGGACCCGGACGACCTCACACCACGGCAGGCACTGGAACAGTTATACGCTCTGCGCAAATTGTTATAA
- a CDS encoding CinA family protein, which translates to MSTDAQLAEQIEERAQALGQELEKRHWKVTTAESCTGGAIAAAITAVAGASNWFDGAVVSYANRIKRNLLSVSREDLEELGAVSEEVVRQMASGVLGLMDANIAIAVSGIAGPDGGTDEKPVGTVWIALAHSEGQEPVDIDARRFQFEGDRARVQGQTVAEALGMMLELVREHPV; encoded by the coding sequence ATGAGCACAGACGCGCAGCTGGCCGAGCAGATCGAGGAGCGGGCACAGGCCCTGGGGCAGGAACTGGAGAAGCGGCACTGGAAAGTCACTACCGCAGAATCCTGCACCGGCGGTGCCATTGCGGCTGCAATCACGGCGGTGGCCGGTGCCTCCAATTGGTTTGATGGGGCTGTGGTCAGCTATGCCAACCGCATCAAGCGCAACCTGCTGTCAGTATCCAGGGAGGATCTGGAAGAGCTGGGGGCGGTGAGTGAGGAGGTGGTCCGCCAGATGGCCAGCGGGGTGCTGGGGTTGATGGATGCCAATATTGCGATCGCCGTGAGTGGCATCGCTGGCCCCGATGGCGGTACAGACGAGAAGCCGGTGGGGACTGTCTGGATCGCACTGGCGCATTCCGAAGGGCAGGAACCGGTGGATATCGACGCCCGTCGCTTCCAGTTTGAGGGAGATCGGGCCCGGGTACAGGGGCAGACCGTGGCCGAAGCGCTCGGCATGATGCTGGAGCTGGTGCGGGAGCATCCGGTTTAG
- the recA gene encoding recombinase RecA — translation MDSNKDKALQAALSQIERQFGKGTVMRMGDKERERIPAISTGSLGLDVALGIGGLPRGRIVEIYGPESSGKTTLTLQVIAEAQRKGGTCAFVDAEHALDPIYAEKLGVNVDELIVSQPDTGEQALEVADMLVRSGAVDVLIVDSVAALTPRAEIEGEMGDSHVGLQARLMSQALRKLTGNIKNTNTLCVFINQIRMKIGVMFGSPETTTGGNALKFYSSVRLDIRRIGSVKEGDEVVGNETRVKVVKNKVAPPFKQTEFQIMYGQGINLLGEIIDYGVKLGLIDKAGAWYSYKGDKIGQGKANAVKFLKENQDIRDEIEGQLRAQLLGDLVPAKPEEVAETPED, via the coding sequence ATGGATTCCAACAAAGACAAGGCACTACAGGCGGCGCTGTCACAGATCGAGCGCCAGTTCGGTAAAGGTACCGTCATGCGCATGGGGGACAAGGAGCGCGAGCGTATCCCCGCGATCTCCACCGGTTCCCTGGGTCTGGATGTGGCGCTGGGTATTGGCGGACTGCCCCGCGGCCGTATTGTGGAAATCTATGGGCCGGAATCCTCCGGTAAAACCACCCTCACCCTGCAGGTGATTGCTGAGGCCCAGCGCAAGGGCGGTACCTGTGCCTTCGTCGACGCCGAGCACGCGCTGGACCCGATCTATGCCGAAAAGCTGGGTGTGAACGTTGATGAGCTGATTGTTTCCCAGCCGGACACCGGTGAGCAGGCCCTGGAAGTGGCTGACATGCTGGTGCGTTCCGGTGCGGTGGATGTTCTGATCGTGGACTCCGTGGCGGCCCTGACACCCCGTGCCGAGATCGAGGGCGAGATGGGTGATTCCCATGTGGGCCTGCAGGCGCGCCTGATGTCCCAGGCCCTGCGCAAGCTCACCGGTAACATCAAGAACACCAATACCCTGTGTGTGTTTATTAACCAGATCCGCATGAAGATTGGTGTGATGTTCGGTTCCCCCGAAACCACCACCGGTGGTAACGCGCTCAAGTTCTACTCCTCCGTGCGCCTGGATATCCGCCGTATCGGCTCCGTGAAGGAGGGCGATGAAGTGGTGGGTAACGAGACTCGGGTGAAAGTGGTCAAGAACAAGGTGGCGCCGCCGTTCAAACAGACCGAGTTCCAGATCATGTACGGTCAGGGCATCAACTTGCTGGGCGAGATCATCGACTACGGTGTCAAGCTCGGCCTGATCGACAAGGCCGGTGCCTGGTACAGCTACAAGGGCGACAAGATCGGTCAGGGCAAGGCCAATGCAGTGAAGTTCCTGAAGGAAAACCAGGACATTCGCGACGAGATCGAGGGTCAGCTGCGCGCCCAGCTGCTCGGCGATCTGGTGCCGGCCAAGCCCGAAGAAGTTGCAGAGACCCCGGAAGACTAA
- a CDS encoding regulatory protein RecX codes for MFSEQDPAQALFAAALELLSRREHSQRELRDKLCGKFPEADFDALFLRLQELNYQSDRRFAEVFARSRVQRGQGPLRIRRELQQRGVSAHLIESALESLEEDWFQLAAELLQRKFRTPVNEALSRELQLKERARRQRYLAYRGFPSDAIHWALDAAASDLYSEF; via the coding sequence GTGTTTTCCGAGCAGGACCCGGCTCAGGCGCTGTTCGCTGCAGCGCTTGAGCTACTCTCCCGCCGCGAGCACTCCCAGCGGGAACTCAGGGACAAGCTCTGCGGGAAGTTTCCCGAAGCAGACTTCGATGCTCTTTTCCTGCGCCTGCAGGAACTCAACTATCAATCCGACCGGCGCTTCGCCGAGGTCTTCGCCCGTTCCCGTGTCCAGCGTGGACAGGGCCCGCTGCGGATTCGCCGTGAGCTCCAGCAGCGTGGTGTTAGTGCTCACCTGATCGAAAGCGCACTGGAGTCCCTGGAAGAAGACTGGTTTCAGCTCGCGGCCGAGCTTCTGCAGCGCAAGTTCCGCACCCCTGTTAATGAGGCGCTGTCCCGGGAGCTGCAGCTCAAGGAGCGCGCCCGGCGCCAGCGTTATCTTGCCTATCGCGGCTTTCCTTCCGACGCCATTCACTGGGCGCTGGACGCCGCTGCCTCCGACTTATACTCTGAGTTCTGA
- the glpK gene encoding glycerol kinase GlpK: MSDVRWAGGAANNNKCEQREAPMILSIDQGTTGTTAFVFDNEGSLLGRSYSEFPQYYPQPGWVEHRADEIWAVTQRVSAAALERAGVSATELSAIGITNQRETTVLWDRKTGEPVHPAIVWQCRRSAEVCKAHERAGRADWLRQKTGLVLDAYFSASKLQWMFERYPELAARARAGELCFGTIDSWLIWKMSGGRAHLTDHTNASRTLLYDLASGDWDAELLDLFDCPVEILPAIRPSAAYFVDTDPHAFLGASAPITGVAGDQQAALFGQGCTRPGLIKNTYGTGCFMLAYAGNERPEAPAGLLTTVACGPDGAPAYALEGAVFNAGSAVQWLRDEMGLIRYAEETEAIAQRVQDTRGVYLVPAFSGLGAPHWDPTARGTICGLSRGTGKDELVRATLESIAYQSNELAGLMSQALGVPLACLRVDGGASANNFLMQFQSDISDVRVERPRQVESTAVGAALLAGIGAGMWQPGKRPESLQEIERDFVPQMDPGRREELISGWQRAVRACRTF; this comes from the coding sequence ATGTCGGATGTACGGTGGGCAGGCGGCGCGGCGAATAACAATAAGTGCGAGCAGCGCGAGGCCCCTATGATTCTGTCCATCGACCAGGGCACCACCGGCACCACGGCCTTTGTCTTCGATAATGAGGGCAGTCTGTTAGGCCGCAGTTATTCGGAATTTCCTCAGTACTACCCCCAACCCGGATGGGTGGAGCACCGTGCAGACGAAATCTGGGCGGTGACCCAGCGGGTCAGCGCCGCCGCACTGGAGCGAGCCGGCGTTTCTGCCACAGAACTCTCTGCGATCGGCATCACCAACCAGCGTGAAACCACCGTGCTCTGGGATCGCAAGACTGGTGAACCGGTGCACCCGGCCATCGTCTGGCAGTGCCGACGCTCTGCCGAAGTCTGCAAGGCCCACGAACGTGCCGGCCGCGCCGACTGGCTAAGGCAGAAGACCGGGCTGGTGTTGGACGCCTACTTCTCTGCCAGCAAGCTGCAGTGGATGTTTGAGCGCTACCCTGAACTTGCCGCCCGTGCCAGGGCCGGTGAACTCTGTTTCGGTACCATCGACAGCTGGTTGATCTGGAAGATGAGCGGAGGTCGCGCGCACCTTACTGATCACACTAACGCCAGTCGCACCCTCTTATATGATCTGGCCAGCGGGGATTGGGATGCCGAACTGCTGGATTTGTTCGACTGTCCTGTGGAGATTTTGCCGGCCATTAGGCCGTCCGCTGCATATTTTGTCGATACCGATCCCCACGCTTTCCTCGGCGCCTCCGCACCGATTACCGGCGTCGCCGGCGATCAGCAGGCCGCACTTTTCGGTCAGGGTTGTACCCGCCCGGGACTGATCAAGAACACCTATGGCACCGGTTGCTTCATGCTCGCCTATGCCGGCAATGAGCGGCCCGAGGCGCCGGCGGGTCTGCTGACGACCGTGGCCTGTGGCCCCGATGGTGCGCCGGCTTATGCGCTCGAGGGGGCGGTTTTCAATGCCGGCTCTGCGGTGCAGTGGCTGCGCGATGAGATGGGGCTGATCCGATATGCGGAGGAGACGGAAGCCATCGCCCAGCGGGTGCAGGACACTCGCGGCGTCTACCTGGTGCCAGCCTTCAGTGGGCTTGGGGCACCGCACTGGGATCCTACCGCGCGAGGGACTATCTGTGGTCTCAGCCGTGGCACGGGCAAAGACGAGCTGGTGCGGGCCACGCTGGAATCCATCGCCTACCAGAGCAATGAGCTGGCTGGGCTGATGTCCCAGGCCCTGGGTGTCCCGCTCGCCTGTCTGCGCGTCGATGGCGGGGCCAGTGCCAACAATTTCCTCATGCAGTTCCAGTCTGATATCTCCGATGTCCGTGTCGAGCGTCCACGCCAGGTCGAATCGACAGCGGTGGGCGCGGCCCTGTTGGCGGGAATCGGCGCTGGTATGTGGCAGCCGGGCAAGCGACCGGAATCTCTGCAGGAGATCGAGCGGGACTTCGTACCGCAAATGGATCCAGGGCGCAGGGAAGAGCTAATCAGCGGTTGGCAACGGGCTGTCAGGGCCTGCCGCACCTTTTGA
- a CDS encoding class I fructose-bisphosphate aldolase: MSVTEELQATVADMVDGRRGVLAADESSGTIAKRFQSVGVDSTEEHRRFYRSLLLGTEGLGQYVSGVILFEETLGQRDDNDSLLPELAARAGIVPGIKVDKGKGPLPGAPGDMITYGLDGLAERLQGYKEQGARFAKWREVYPISPSNPTSLGLTANAEMLARYAAVCQSCGVVPIVEPEVLMDGDHSIERSAEVNEQVWHEVFHALHRHGVVLELMLLKPSMVTPGSECAKAPPQQVAEYTMRALRRAVPAAVPSINFLSGGQGPEEATANLNALNQLWHAPWQLSFSYGRALQEPALHTWSGDDSQRSQAQSALLKRARLNHLAMLGEYTEGLESESP; encoded by the coding sequence ATGTCGGTAACAGAAGAACTACAGGCCACAGTCGCAGACATGGTGGATGGTCGGCGGGGCGTGCTCGCGGCGGATGAGAGCAGCGGCACCATCGCCAAGCGTTTCCAGTCGGTGGGTGTCGACTCCACGGAGGAGCACCGGCGCTTTTACCGCAGCCTTTTATTGGGCACGGAGGGGTTGGGTCAGTACGTCAGCGGAGTGATCCTGTTCGAGGAAACCCTGGGTCAGAGGGACGACAATGACTCCCTGTTGCCGGAGCTTGCTGCCAGGGCGGGAATCGTACCCGGTATCAAGGTGGACAAGGGGAAGGGGCCGCTGCCCGGTGCGCCGGGAGATATGATCACCTATGGTCTCGACGGTCTGGCCGAGCGCCTGCAGGGCTACAAGGAGCAGGGAGCCCGGTTTGCCAAGTGGCGGGAGGTGTATCCCATTAGCCCATCCAACCCTACTTCTCTGGGATTGACGGCCAATGCGGAGATGCTGGCGAGATACGCCGCGGTGTGTCAGTCATGTGGTGTGGTACCGATCGTTGAGCCTGAGGTTCTGATGGATGGTGACCACAGCATCGAGCGCAGCGCTGAGGTCAACGAACAGGTCTGGCATGAGGTATTCCATGCGCTCCATCGCCATGGGGTGGTATTGGAGTTGATGTTGCTCAAGCCGAGCATGGTTACCCCGGGCAGCGAATGTGCCAAGGCACCACCGCAGCAGGTGGCCGAATACACAATGCGGGCCCTGCGCCGTGCCGTTCCGGCCGCGGTGCCCAGTATCAATTTCCTCTCCGGAGGGCAGGGGCCTGAAGAGGCTACGGCAAACCTCAACGCGCTCAACCAGCTGTGGCATGCCCCGTGGCAGCTCAGTTTTTCCTATGGTCGCGCGCTCCAGGAGCCTGCGCTGCATACCTGGTCCGGGGATGATAGCCAGCGCAGCCAGGCCCAGAGCGCATTGCTGAAGCGGGCGAGGCTGAATCACCTGGCAATGCTGGGCGAGTACACTGAGGGGCTGGAGTCCGAGAGCCCGTAA
- a CDS encoding alpha/beta hydrolase: MQFLSRGDQLHFRRWWVEGALGVVVVAHGLGEHSGRYRRLALELNRNGFSVYALDHVGHGLSPGSRGHIDDFARYSTHLHDFIRLVRRDNPGRPVHLLGHSMGGLIASGCVHRFGGVDSLLLSAPAFRGCAEPAAFELKLIRLLGRWLPSLPLPNRVNPRWLSHDAGVIEEYLRDPLVHRRITPAWFLAFLRERQAVLAAAGEIEVPCVLLLPLGDRIVDSAASEDFFASLGSREKTLLRYDGACHELLNEPGQGTDALAQILEHLRAYAPSQKAAQEA, translated from the coding sequence ATGCAGTTTCTTTCTCGGGGAGATCAGCTGCACTTCCGCCGCTGGTGGGTGGAAGGTGCCTTGGGTGTCGTGGTTGTTGCCCATGGTTTGGGTGAGCACAGTGGACGCTACCGTCGGCTTGCTCTGGAGCTCAACCGCAACGGGTTCAGTGTTTACGCCCTCGATCATGTGGGGCACGGATTGTCGCCGGGCAGTCGGGGGCATATCGATGACTTTGCCCGTTACAGTACCCACCTCCACGACTTCATCCGTCTCGTGCGTCGGGATAACCCCGGCCGCCCCGTGCACCTCCTCGGTCACAGCATGGGGGGCCTGATTGCCAGTGGCTGCGTCCATCGCTTTGGCGGGGTCGACAGTCTTCTGCTGTCTGCGCCGGCTTTTCGTGGATGTGCGGAACCGGCGGCTTTTGAGCTGAAGCTTATCCGGCTGCTCGGTCGCTGGCTGCCGTCGCTTCCTCTACCGAACCGGGTCAATCCCCGCTGGCTGAGTCACGATGCCGGCGTTATCGAGGAGTATCTGCGGGATCCGCTGGTGCACCGGCGCATCACGCCGGCCTGGTTCCTCGCTTTTCTGCGCGAGCGGCAGGCGGTCCTGGCCGCGGCCGGCGAGATCGAAGTGCCCTGTGTGCTCCTGTTGCCCCTCGGTGACCGGATTGTGGACAGCGCCGCATCCGAGGATTTCTTCGCATCCCTGGGTAGCCGGGAAAAGACGCTTCTCCGCTATGACGGAGCCTGCCATGAGCTGCTCAATGAACCCGGACAGGGCACCGATGCCTTGGCCCAGATTCTGGAGCACCTCCGCGCCTACGCCCCGAGCCAGAAAGCCGCACAGGAAGCCTGA
- a CDS encoding Trm112 family protein yields MDKKLLSLLVCPVSKAPLEYREETQELVCKASGLAYPIRDGIPVMLESEARQLTTEEKLEK; encoded by the coding sequence ATGGATAAGAAACTGCTCAGCCTGCTGGTGTGTCCGGTCAGCAAGGCCCCGCTGGAATACCGGGAGGAGACCCAGGAGCTGGTCTGCAAGGCCAGCGGACTCGCCTATCCGATCCGGGATGGGATTCCGGTCATGCTGGAATCTGAGGCCCGTCAGTTGACCACCGAGGAAAAACTGGAGAAATAG
- a CDS encoding histidine triad nucleotide-binding protein, giving the protein MPEPSVFSRIITGEIEAERVFEDEHCIVIRDRAPKAPTHLLIIPRKPLINLLDAGADDKPLLGHLLWVASEMGRRMGLDGYRLVMNNGRDAGQTVFHMHIHLLANRKMREQDLAD; this is encoded by the coding sequence GTGCCCGAGCCCAGTGTCTTTAGCCGTATTATCACCGGAGAGATTGAGGCAGAACGGGTCTTCGAGGACGAGCACTGCATCGTGATCCGGGATCGGGCGCCAAAGGCACCGACACACCTGCTGATCATTCCCAGGAAGCCTCTGATCAACCTTCTGGACGCCGGCGCGGATGACAAGCCGCTGCTTGGGCACCTGCTCTGGGTGGCATCCGAAATGGGGCGCCGAATGGGGCTGGACGGATACCGCCTGGTGATGAACAACGGCCGCGATGCGGGGCAGACGGTCTTCCACATGCACATACACCTGCTCGCCAACCGCAAGATGCGTGAGCAGGACCTGGCCGATTAG